From a single Planctomycetaceae bacterium genomic region:
- a CDS encoding MATE family efflux transporter: MENLTDKNMNEGGCSEVFKIAVPLILSTSAMTVQMFVDRMFLMWFDRDAMSGAMMGGVLSFVPFSLFLGTATYAGTFVSQYDGAKMQHRIGPAIWQSAYFAFAAGLMMAGFALFDKPLIALIGHKPPINEYELTYYRFMLLGAMPGILDSAISCFLTGRGKTWVVMWINLLKTIINVVFDYAMIFGHFGFPKWGVAGAAVATILANVVSCVIYFVIFLWPSYREKFGTLNNRFDKELFGRLMKYGFPSGVQFMLDVLGFTLFVVFIGRIDAVSFAASSMVFQINMLAFMPMIGFGMATSILVGRAIGAEKPHIAQKTTWSAAKLTFGYMIVIAASYWLVPDLFMLPFGLGALKEQMDAIRPIAKTLLYFVSFYCIFDTGNIIFSAALKGAGDTKYVMYRSIWLNWLIMVIPSWFAVTHLQGQARLYVAWAALAGYVCALAILFLLRFLSGKWKTMRVIEKVPTLPGTMPNVPAVEADLGT, encoded by the coding sequence ATGGAAAATTTAACTGACAAAAATATGAACGAAGGCGGATGCAGCGAAGTGTTTAAAATCGCGGTTCCGCTGATATTAAGCACTTCTGCGATGACGGTGCAAATGTTCGTTGACCGTATGTTCCTGATGTGGTTCGACCGCGACGCGATGAGCGGAGCGATGATGGGCGGCGTTTTAAGTTTTGTTCCGTTCAGTCTGTTTCTCGGCACCGCCACTTACGCGGGCACTTTCGTTTCGCAGTATGACGGCGCGAAAATGCAGCATCGAATCGGCCCTGCGATTTGGCAGAGCGCATATTTCGCGTTCGCAGCCGGTCTGATGATGGCTGGGTTTGCTTTGTTTGACAAACCTTTGATAGCTCTAATCGGCCATAAGCCGCCGATTAACGAATATGAACTGACCTATTACAGGTTTATGCTTTTGGGCGCAATGCCCGGCATTCTCGATTCGGCGATTTCCTGCTTCCTGACCGGCAGAGGCAAAACGTGGGTCGTGATGTGGATTAATTTACTTAAAACAATCATCAATGTCGTGTTCGATTACGCGATGATTTTTGGGCATTTTGGTTTTCCGAAATGGGGCGTGGCCGGCGCGGCAGTAGCGACGATACTTGCGAATGTTGTATCGTGTGTGATTTATTTTGTGATTTTCCTGTGGCCGAGTTATCGTGAAAAATTCGGAACGCTCAACAACCGTTTCGACAAAGAGCTTTTTGGCAGACTGATGAAATACGGCTTTCCGAGTGGCGTGCAGTTTATGCTCGATGTTTTGGGTTTTACGCTGTTTGTTGTTTTCATCGGAAGAATCGATGCTGTTTCGTTCGCGGCTTCATCGATGGTATTTCAAATTAATATGCTGGCGTTTATGCCGATGATTGGTTTCGGTATGGCGACAAGCATTCTTGTCGGCAGGGCAATAGGCGCTGAAAAACCGCACATTGCGCAGAAGACTACATGGTCGGCTGCGAAGCTGACGTTCGGTTATATGATTGTCATTGCTGCCAGTTATTGGCTTGTGCCGGATTTGTTTATGCTGCCGTTCGGACTCGGCGCTTTGAAAGAGCAGATGGACGCAATCAGACCAATCGCGAAAACGCTGCTTTATTTCGTGAGCTTCTACTGCATCTTCGATACCGGTAATATTATTTTTTCCGCTGCGTTAAAAGGCGCAGGCGATACAAAATACGTAATGTACCGCTCAATCTGGCTCAACTGGCTGATTATGGTTATTCCAAGTTGGTTTGCGGTAACTCATTTGCAGGGGCAGGCTCGGCTGTATGTCGCATGGGCTGCGCTTGCGGGGTATGTTTGTGCGCTGGCGATTTTGTTCCTGCTGCGTTTTCTGTCCGGCAAATGGAAAACGATGCGAGTAATCGAAAAAGTACCGACATTGCCGGGCACTATGCCTAATGTTCCGGCTGTTGAAGCTGATTTGGGTACATAA
- a CDS encoding PEP-CTERM sorting domain-containing protein, translating into MRKLLSVGVVLLAFVCAVSAANAAVYNLANDWSDIVNPMGVWSLYKNTTSLFTINQSDYLNNGNGQNAWADQVFQLNAHVPVWYKSDIDGVVYMHGAEYDRTGSNVTFVRWTSPEDGIVTISGAVWTTDFYNRTMGWNLRYDGANIAGGTLYSNGNQGSATPVLFLQGSGGAGVLTFAIEQGQTIDLLFTSISESGNLGDMLGLELTITVIPEPATIALLGFGILSLRRRK; encoded by the coding sequence ATGCGGAAGTTATTGTCTGTGGGAGTCGTATTGTTAGCGTTTGTCTGTGCAGTTAGCGCAGCTAATGCGGCAGTGTACAATCTTGCGAATGACTGGAGCGATATAGTTAATCCAATGGGAGTTTGGTCGCTGTACAAAAACACAACCAGTTTATTCACCATCAATCAATCCGATTACCTTAATAATGGCAACGGTCAAAATGCCTGGGCAGACCAGGTTTTTCAGTTAAACGCTCACGTTCCGGTTTGGTATAAGAGTGATATCGACGGCGTCGTCTATATGCACGGAGCGGAATATGACCGTACCGGTTCGAACGTTACATTTGTCCGCTGGACAAGTCCTGAAGACGGAATCGTAACAATCAGCGGTGCGGTGTGGACCACAGATTTTTACAACCGGACGATGGGTTGGAATTTGCGATATGATGGCGCAAACATTGCCGGCGGAACGCTTTATTCGAATGGCAATCAGGGGTCAGCTACTCCCGTTCTGTTTTTGCAAGGCTCCGGCGGCGCCGGCGTTTTAACTTTCGCAATCGAGCAGGGACAAACGATAGACCTTCTGTTTACATCGATAAGCGAAAGCGGAAATCTCGGCGATATGCTTGGACTGGAATTGACAATTACAGTTATTCCGGAGCCGGCGACGATTGCGCTGCTTGGTTTTGGAATCTTGAGTTTACGCAGAAGAAAATAA
- a CDS encoding PEP-CTERM sorting domain-containing protein (PEP-CTERM proteins occur, often in large numbers, in the proteomes of bacteria that also encode an exosortase, a predicted intramembrane cysteine proteinase. The presence of a PEP-CTERM domain at a protein's C-terminus predicts cleavage within the sorting domain, followed by covalent anchoring to some some component of the (usually Gram-negative) cell surface. Many PEP-CTERM proteins exhibit an unusual sequence composition that includes large numbers of potential glycosylation sites. Expression of one such protein has been shown restore the ability of a bacterium to form floc, a type of biofilm.) translates to MRKLLTVIILMVLSTVSYGVMWGDDAVYRSQVDQAWSITFINTGMPSQISGKISQWYLYVSPVMVDNYVKLQVFRPVSGGYQLIGQNVFTLSSTGSVTLAVAETQQIDIQAGDMLGFHYNGPTYLAKRSIVFDYVENGNYIYSLNWPTTAHDVSINGIIPSSDMGDGGRGRNYSLAAEVIPEPATIALLCIGGIMLRKSRVF, encoded by the coding sequence GTGAGAAAGTTATTAACGGTCATTATACTAATGGTATTAAGTACCGTATCGTATGGCGTTATGTGGGGCGACGATGCGGTTTATCGCAGTCAGGTTGACCAGGCGTGGTCAATAACTTTTATTAATACCGGTATGCCTTCGCAGATAAGCGGTAAAATCTCGCAATGGTACTTGTATGTCTCTCCTGTTATGGTTGACAATTATGTCAAGCTGCAGGTTTTCAGACCTGTATCAGGCGGCTATCAACTGATTGGGCAAAATGTTTTTACGCTTTCAAGCACCGGCAGCGTTACATTAGCTGTTGCCGAAACACAACAGATTGATATTCAGGCCGGCGATATGCTGGGGTTTCACTATAACGGCCCGACGTATTTGGCAAAGCGGTCAATAGTTTTTGATTATGTTGAAAATGGGAACTATATTTACTCGCTCAACTGGCCTACTACTGCCCATGATGTTTCAATCAACGGAATTATTCCGTCCTCCGATATGGGCGATGGCGGAAGAGGAAGAAATTATTCGCTGGCGGCAGAAGTGATTCCCGAACCGGCGACGATTGCATTGCTCTGCATCGGCGGAATAATGCTGCGAAAAAGCAGAGTTTTTTAA
- a CDS encoding PEP-CTERM sorting domain-containing protein (PEP-CTERM proteins occur, often in large numbers, in the proteomes of bacteria that also encode an exosortase, a predicted intramembrane cysteine proteinase. The presence of a PEP-CTERM domain at a protein's C-terminus predicts cleavage within the sorting domain, followed by covalent anchoring to some some component of the (usually Gram-negative) cell surface. Many PEP-CTERM proteins exhibit an unusual sequence composition that includes large numbers of potential glycosylation sites. Expression of one such protein has been shown restore the ability of a bacterium to form floc, a type of biofilm.) codes for MRTKFLAVVAILVMTVCNVNANLIVNGDFEQGVYGYTTEYHYNPSGTSPWLYYVGTNPDDWDGGYVSIGDHTSGSGNMMMIDASGGAGGGAGRICWSETVAVTQNTDYTFSAWIAQIYLYGIYSNVQFEINGTVIGNYEVPTNTSEWREFTEVWNSGSAVAAAIIIRETTGNNGSPGNDFALDDISFVPEPTTIVLLGFGILLYARKRL; via the coding sequence ATGAGAACAAAGTTTTTGGCGGTAGTTGCGATTTTAGTTATGACAGTCTGCAACGTAAATGCGAATTTGATTGTCAACGGCGATTTCGAGCAGGGCGTATATGGTTATACGACGGAGTATCACTACAATCCGAGCGGTACATCTCCATGGCTTTATTATGTAGGTACAAATCCTGATGACTGGGATGGCGGTTATGTTTCCATTGGCGACCATACAAGCGGCAGCGGAAATATGATGATGATTGATGCTTCAGGCGGCGCAGGCGGCGGTGCAGGACGAATCTGCTGGAGCGAAACTGTCGCCGTTACGCAAAATACCGATTATACTTTCTCCGCATGGATAGCGCAAATATATCTCTATGGAATATATTCCAATGTGCAGTTCGAAATAAACGGCACGGTTATAGGCAATTATGAGGTTCCGACAAACACCTCCGAATGGCGGGAGTTTACTGAAGTTTGGAATTCCGGCAGTGCGGTTGCTGCGGCAATAATTATCCGCGAAACCACCGGCAATAACGGAAGTCCCGGCAATGATTTTGCTCTCGATGATATTTCATTTGTTCCCGAACCGACGACGATTGTGCTGCTTGGGTTTGGCATATTATTGTACGCAAGAAAAAGATTGTAA
- a CDS encoding NAD(P)/FAD-dependent oxidoreductase: MIYNSFNTYIISDWLIMVDTDIAIIGAGPAGMLAAITAAQNGGKVALFEANTSAGRKLLVTGGGRCNLTHAGKPDEIIKTFTPFERFVRHCIYEFPPTKVVEFFKDRGLDSAPDEDNCVFPVTNSASDVNNILLAELQKNDVQIYYGKKIQTITRENDLFIIPCGKFTVSAKSLIIATGGVSWPQTGSTGDGYKFASALGHKIVEPIAALVPLIADEKFCVELAGLGLPKVSISCKINNRKFTSTGAMLFTHHGIGGPAVFDLSRNVAGISGNNYKVSIDFMPEIKAEDLDKKLTKLFAQTPKRSVEQIMSQFFSKAMANIICQQSDILKTPAGQVNKKSRQNLVETLKNFPLTITSTHEIERATVTRGGVDTAEIDSKTMQSKIVKGMFFAGEVMNVDGPCGGYNLQFAFASGFIAGKSSVEMLK, translated from the coding sequence TTGATATATAATTCATTCAACACATATATAATTTCAGATTGGTTAATTATGGTAGATACTGACATAGCAATAATTGGGGCCGGGCCTGCCGGAATGCTGGCGGCAATCACCGCGGCTCAAAACGGCGGAAAAGTCGCACTTTTCGAGGCAAATACCTCCGCTGGCAGAAAACTGCTCGTTACAGGCGGCGGCAGGTGTAACCTCACTCACGCCGGCAAACCAGACGAGATAATAAAGACTTTCACGCCTTTCGAGCGGTTCGTTCGCCACTGCATTTACGAATTTCCGCCGACAAAGGTAGTGGAATTTTTCAAAGACCGCGGCCTGGACAGCGCACCCGACGAAGACAACTGCGTTTTCCCAGTTACAAATTCCGCTTCGGATGTTAATAATATTCTGCTTGCCGAATTGCAAAAAAATGATGTACAAATTTACTACGGCAAAAAAATTCAGACCATCACAAGAGAAAATGATTTGTTTATTATCCCCTGCGGGAAATTTACCGTTTCAGCGAAATCACTAATCATCGCAACCGGCGGCGTAAGCTGGCCGCAGACAGGTTCGACCGGCGACGGGTATAAATTCGCCTCGGCGCTCGGCCATAAAATTGTCGAGCCGATTGCTGCGCTGGTTCCGCTGATAGCGGACGAAAAATTCTGTGTCGAGCTTGCCGGATTGGGACTCCCAAAGGTTTCGATAAGCTGCAAGATAAATAACAGGAAATTCACATCGACCGGCGCAATGCTTTTCACGCATCACGGAATCGGAGGCCCTGCTGTCTTTGATTTGAGCAGAAATGTCGCCGGCATTTCGGGAAATAATTACAAAGTATCAATCGATTTTATGCCGGAAATAAAAGCTGAAGATTTAGACAAAAAACTTACCAAGCTTTTCGCCCAAACGCCAAAGCGGAGTGTCGAGCAGATTATGTCGCAATTCTTCTCCAAAGCGATGGCGAATATAATCTGTCAGCAGAGCGATATTTTGAAAACGCCCGCAGGACAGGTAAATAAAAAATCACGTCAAAATCTCGTTGAAACTTTGAAAAATTTTCCGCTGACGATTACTTCCACACATGAAATAGAACGTGCAACGGTTACTCGCGGCGGAGTCGATACCGCCGAGATTGACAGCAAGACGATGCAGTCCAAAATCGTCAAGGGCATGTTCTTTGCCGGCGAGGTAATGAACGTTGAC